The region CACATCCCAAATGTGGAAAATCACTTGATGTTAAACAAAGGATATCCTTTAGACAGGAAAGAGCTCTCCCATTGCGCAGGTCTAAgtgctgtttttattaattGGCACCAAACACAATACACTCTCAGTTCTTGAATTAAAAGTACGTTTCCATCCTTCCACAGTGCAACACACAGGATGTTTGTCTGTTCTCACGATGCTTTGTTTTCCTGCTCCCTGGTAGGGCTGTTACAAattaaagtgccattcatatgtCCCAAATGTTCAAACATGGGGTATTCATTTCTTCACAAAAACAaccatgtttatatttttctatattaatttccctctctttgttttataAACCCAGCAAAGATTAAACATACAATCTGTCTGCTTTTGTCGTTTCAAGACTAGTTTTGGGAAAGGTTAGAGCCCTCATCCGATACCAAGTCAAGTGCCATCTTTTCCccgttgtgtgtttttttataagaGATATATTGGGATTTTATTTAGGCAATGGATATCCGTGTTCTCTACAGTTAAGTGATGGCACATTGTTTTTAACAATGTGTATACAAAAGCATTTCCAAAAGTTCCTCCCGTCTGCCTCAGCTGGACTGCTGACAGGTTGACAGGTAAACAtaaacacgctggagggatttaGACCCGTTGCCAATAAATCTTGTCAGAAAAATTACAGGTGGGGCTCAGGAGTAATTTATTGGTAATTAGCTACACAATAGGTGACGCACATGGGGACAAACAGTTGCTTCCGGCTCTGCATTGGATGATATCTTCAATAGTTTTGTTTATAAAGACGGGGCAGGCTCGATTAATGTACTTATATTCAAACAAAgcttttatatttctgtatttacggtctaaaaatacaatatgtgCATATTCATACTGTGTAGATACAAATCATTAACAcacaaactttacattttacattcaaaagTGCAAAAATTATTCAGAGTACTGTTCTAAATGCATATTGAAGTATAAACTGTcacaaataatgcaaaatatatggtacatttatttttataaatcatgtGAACTCAATATGAGAAGCTTGCATTTAGCTGTGCTTAATAATGCAGTGGaaggtacatttattttatgttgtgtttattcTCTTCAAGATGGACTAACCCAACATTCTGGAGAGATCTTGTTTCTCCCTAaagaaagagataaagaaagaaagagacaaagaaagaaattatGCGAAAGTAACCACTGCTTTTGTTAATGGATAAGTTCGATGATGTTTCTTATTTGTCTTATTGTCAACCAACCCCATGACTAACAACTATGGTGTAGTCAAAGTCTGATTTAGTTTATTCTGTTGTATAGTGTAGTTCCACTTCTgtccaaaaaatattaaaaacacatgaatgagtCACACTGTTGCACTGATATGTTCCTTCATTATAATGAACAGGGGCACTGCTTTATATTTCAAGTCAATCCTGCATCCAGCGAGCTgaaaatactcactagagcaccaaatgtgtattaatctgaagctgaaaatagtccctaacaaaGGCAAAGGCCCTATTAACTTGTGGTTGTGTAAAGTTTGCTGAAAACTACAGTGCTGCTGTTTTAGAAAACcatttaaaagttataaataaacaaacaaactttttttttttaatggaatctgttgacaataacaaaaataaagaatatattcaCTGCTCAGTtggcaacaaaaacaccagCAACTCTTTCCCGTTCACTCTCAACCTACAGCTAAAAGATCCTTCATACTCACTCTGGGCCAGAGGGGTTGATGAGTCGTTGCAGATCTCTGAGGTGTTGAGCAACATTGACTGCTGGTTAAACATAGGAAATTGTCAGGATTTAGCCATGATGTAATCAATCAAGCTgcatgaattcatttatttactacAGAAAatctttgtattgtttttatttcttctaagATTTACAAAGACTACAAACATCAGAGCCATTCTATCAAAGTTATTATTATGGAGTTTGAAACCAAATGAAACCCAAACTATCTGCATGCCTGGATACCACCAGAGGTATGAGGTATGTgagaaaatatacttttgtaTAATCTGTGTGAACCCTAGCTTTACTTAAAAGATATCCCAGAATGGGAATGATAAATTGTAGACATATATTCTTACATGAGCCGCCTCCCAGTCCACTCGTTCTTCCTGCATCCAATGACGATCCTGTTCCACCACTATTCCCAGTTGATGGTCCTCTCCCTGTTCCACCACCTGACCTACTTGACCCTGAGTTACTGCTCCCAAACCCAAGCAAAGAGTATCCAGAGTTGGATGACCCACTTTTATTTGCTGACCCAGTCGACCCAGTGGAACCAGCCGACGCAGAGGATGACCCATAGCCTGAAGAGCTTTTCCCACTCAGTGCTGGCTTATTTAATCCTGACCCGGTGGAGCTACCTAACCCAGTTGACGAGCTTGAGGAGCCGGTCCCAGTAGATGCTGGTTTATTGTACGCTGATCCAAATGAGCTACCTAACCCAGTTGACGAGCTTGAGGAGCCCGTCCCAGTTGATGCTGGTTTATTGAACGCTGATCCAAATGAGCTACCTAACCCGGTTGACGAGCTTGAGGAGCCCGTCCCAGTTGATGCTGGTTTATTGAACGCTGATCCAAATGAGCTACCTAACCCGGTTGACGAGCTTGAGGAGCCCGTCCCAGTTGATGCTGGTTTATTGAACGCTGATCCAAATGAGCTACCTAACCCGGTTGACGAGCTTGAGGAGCCCGTCCCAGTTGATGCTGGTTTATTGAACGCTGATCCAAATGAGCTACCTAACCCGGTTGACGAGCTTGAGGAGCCCGTCCCAGTTGATGCTGGTTTATTGAACGCTGATCCAAATGAGCTACCTAACCCGGTTGACGAGCTTGAGGAGCCCGTCCCAGTTGATGCTGGTTTATTGAACGCTGATCCAAATGAGCTACCTAACCCGGTTGACGAGCTTGAGGAGCCCGTCCCAGTTGATGCTGGTTTATTGTACGCTGATCCAAATGAGCTACCTAACCCGGTTGACAAGTCCGTCCCAGTTGATGCTGGTTTGAATGGCCCAAATGAGCCAAAGCTCGGATTCGATCCAACTGAGCCAAACCCAGACAGTGGACCTGTCGAGCCAGGCCCTGTCTGAAATAAAATGAGAGCAATGTCAATATTGGAAAAAACTCATTCTTCTccacttgtttaaaaaaatctaagctGAAACTTAAGTATTTTTGAATTGACACAAAACATGATTATATtgaataacatttctttttacgACACAAACGTCTGATTTGAATAACACCATAGAGCTTCATGTCTAGGTTCTAAATTTGTTCGTAAACAGAAGCAGACATTTAACAAAACTGACACAAATATTTGCCCAGTTCTCACCCTTTTGCCCTCTTTACTGGCAGACAATttccctccctcacctcctcctctactctTAAAGCTGGATCATTTCCAACAACCTGTCAGGCTGTTTTGACTTCATGGATATTGTTCAAGATGTTATAATCTAAGggctttgttattgttttagtatttcGACAGGTGTTATATAAGCAAATATGTCTTCTGACACTGCACAGATGAACTATTATTGACAACAAAGCTGAAATTTGTGTGCAAAACACCCTTATTATTGCATATACTagctgttttatatttaaaaacaacaactatgcAATTCTCTGTATTGTATATGCCAGTGTATACATATCAGAGAATCTCCATCAGCATTCCTTGCATGTAATATCTGCTGCTGTTAATTCCATGAATGAAACTCTCAATGTCTTTTTTCTACCTTACTGGCAAACAGTTTCAATAAAACAAccaatttaaatgttaaatcgTGCGTAGAGTGTGACTTTGGTAATCATGGGCTTAATGCAGAATACAAAAGAGCTCATAGAGCCCAGCTTGTGGCCACTCGATGCCATGCAGCTGCCTTTACACCTGCAGAGCTATCAACATTTTCATGTAATCAGTCAGTACTTGTTTTCTTACCTTGGGCATGCAGGACATGTTGAGATGCTTGAGTTGCTCAGTAAGGTAATCAATGACTTTACTTTTATACTTCACATTACTGTTAAGGACCTCTATGTCTCCATTTAGCCTTAACTTGTCCAACAGGagcctctcctcttcctcatcatgtTTCCGCTGACGCTTGTCTAAGTtctgtctgtgctgcaggaTCAGACCCGTGCGGTTCGTGCTGCACCAGCGGTAGTCTTCGTACAGTCGCCAGTTCTCTGCTTTCACTTGGCTGTTCTCAGCCTGGATGGCTGAAACCTGTCCTCCCACACTGTTCAGGTAACGCTGAAGCTTGTCCTCCACTTCCATGGACAGGCTGGTGCAATTGGTGCGGATCTGCTCCAGGTGATCCCTCTGTTTCGGACAGGTGAGCTGGAAGGCGATGTGTGAAGGGAAGAGGGAATCGATCTTCTCTAGGAAAGCTTTGGAGACATTGGCGATACCACTCAAGGACTGGGAAAAGTCATCTTTGCATTTTTGTCTAAAGAACTCCACCTCCTTTTCATGTGTGGATTTCTCCCTCCGCAGACGGATGACCTCCAAGTTAATGCTGTCCCTCTCTTTGGCAGCCTGGTCCATTtccatcctcatcctctggGTGGTTTGCGTGAAGTTGGACTCCACAAGCTCCAGCCTTGCTGTCTGCTTTTCAGCAGTCAGTCCACAGTTGCATCCTACTCCAGCTGCTCAGAaaaattatttcataaaaagagACAAGAAGTAGTCAAatagatatttttctaaatggaAGCTATTTTGACTGCAGGTGAGACTTAGAGACAACAGCTCATatgtctcatttatttatttcattcattttgggTTGGCACTGAAGACATGTCATACTTACGTTTGGGTGGGCATGGGTTGTTTCTTGTGTTCTCGCAAATATACAACCTGCTGTAGCACTGATGCTGTATATCAGTGGAAGAAGAAGGTGTTTTAGTGATTTGTTCTCGACCGATTTTGAAATgtagaaaacaggaaacaacaatTGTCCCTTAACTGTTCATCATGGCCATTAAccaagattattatttttacactttcttACAAATACTCTGACATGTAGGTTCAACGCTAAAGTGCTACTTTGACTTGAAATAACTCTGTTCGGCTGCCTCTTGTTCTGAAAACTATAAGACAATATCTCAGAACTATATTATAggaaaacacatacatttacattcagaCAATAATCAGTGGTCTAAATATACTCTTGAAACCATAATTACACTGGTTAAGCTCTTGAGATCATTGACgcactttttataaacattttagcTGCTGAGGCTCAACTTAACTAAAGCATTGCAGGGACATTGATAGCTGCTTTCCTTCCATCTGTAATTTAACTTACATTAACAACAGTTAGTGAACTATactgacacaaacatacacactttaATTTCTATGGCTGTTGAAAGGTTTTCCAAATAAGACCGAGAAGTTAAATCACACATGAAAAAGTAGTACTACAGACAGGAACGTGCACATGAGATATAATGGAAAGGCTGAGCTTTCTCACCAGCTTCTTGTCAAGATCTTGGATAAGGATTGACGAGATGTTGGCGAAGTAGCGGCTTTTGGCCAGGTCCCAGTCGTTGATGGCTTTCTGAGTCAATGTGGAGTTGAGTAGGTTTGTCAGGttcttcctctgctgcctcAGGGCAACATTTTCTATGGACAGTCGGCTGAAGCTCTCCTCCAGGTCCTTGATGCGTGACACGGACGCTGAGTCCTGCGTCTTACCGTAGACCAGAAAGAGCACAAGGCTAACTATGATAAGAGACTGGATGAGcgatgagaagaagaagacaatgCGCATGTAGTAGCCGCAGCTCTTCCCCTTCGAGTGGTACTGCACCTTCTTTTGGGCCCGCGGGCTCGACTTGGAGACCTGGGAGTAGCCGCTGCTGTACATGGGTGCTGATGGCAAAAGGGagggtcagaaaaaaaaaggggtaaAGCTCAAGGATTACTATGAGTGGCAAGCAAAGTTCAAACAAGTTCTATATCTAAATCAGAGGTCAGCACTCTGCAATCTAAAAGATCAAATATCTTAATGCTGAATTATTTCATACCAGCTGGTGGATATCACAATCCCTTTGTGAAAAGCTCGCcccctcctttaaaaaaagccaacaCTCTACCGTCGTTGGACCAGACGTTTCCTCACAGGAGTGTTGATAATATGAGAATTGATCAGATTGTGAGTGAGGTGTAAATATGGGTAGGACTTTATAAACTCCTCTGGCCACACACTTCCCATGAAGGGAAGTTGTCTTGGACTCATTCCCCTCCCCTGTTGGCTGCCCCTCCCTATGCAGAGGTTATCAACAGTAATCAACAGTATGCATGCAATCTACAGTGCACATTCAAACACCAAAAAACTTTGTGGATAACACATTAAGCCATTCCAGTGTTGGAAATGTTGCCAGTCACAGTAAAAAGATAATATTAAAGATTTTAAAGATCAACATAAAATCTAGTTTCATGAGCATTTAGTTTTGAGCAAATTAGTATGAatctttaaagagaaaataaagaatgcGAAATAGAAAAGTCTCAATTTGATATTATTGATAAGGTGACATTTACACTGACATCACCTTCTGTTTTCTATTACGAAAAAACGGCAGCCATAAAGAGCTTACTGGGCTCATGGTGccaaactttttaaaaaaaaatgatgggaTCATAAACACTGTTTTCCGGTGCCCAGCAGGCCAGGAGGACAATGGCTCATGTTGTTCTCTGACGTTCTCGTCCAGTGTCTCTTTGATGCCGCTAGTCTCAGTCCAACATGATGACGTGGGTAAGCTGCCCTCTGTCtcacaggagacacacacacacacacacacacacacacacacacacacacacacacacacacacacacacacacacacacacacacacacacacacacacacacacacacacacacacacacacacacacacacacacacacacacactaagcaatttaaaatgatatagaGGAGCCTGACAATCAAAGCCACAACTTTTTCCTGCCAGGCATTGTTAACGTGCCAGGCCTCATCTTCATAGGAAGCAGTAATTCATAGAGGAACTGTTTATGTACAAACCTGAAGCAACTTTTTGGACGAGTTCCTAGATAAAAAGCACCGAGAAATCAGAGACAAATACAAGAAATAAGCAGTCACATTGTTGATTTAACTGTGGTTGAAATGGATTGTTTTTATCGCCACTTCGAAACACCGggtatgaatttttttttcagatgtatTTAAGTTTTGGAATGCATGTGTCACGGGATGTTGCCAAACAGGCTGACACAGCTTTCTCAAATCAGTAAGAGAGGCTTGTTGCATAATTCATACGCCTCACTAACGCACTAATGCCTTGTATCAGTTAGAGTTCTCACGCAATAACAGaactatttttatattgtaatgAAAGAGTGCCGTTCATTCAGCTTTACTAATTTATGTCCAGAAGACTTAtcacatgaaataaaaagtcaataaaaggTTTGACTAGGTGCTCACAGTCAGATATTGAAACAGAGATTGTGAGTTTTTTGTATGCTGTCGTAAttgtaagaaagaaagaaagttaaaggaatagtttgacatcaTGAGTAATACGCATATTTGCTTGCTTGCTGAGAGTGAGACATTGACACACTTAAATCTCTGtacgctaaatatgaagctacagccagttagcttagcttagcattaagaatGTAAACAGGGGAAAACAACTAGCCTGGCCACATCCAAAGTTAACAAAATCCACCctccagcacctctaaagcatCTCTTGTCTCTTTACTCTGTACAAAAACCGAAGCACAAAGATTCCTGCCAACTAACTTAATCCTGTTAATATTTATGCTCATCTTGTGTCAATTTATCaaatatatttcccaaaatgtcgaactATACTTAGATTTATTGTAAGattacaaattttaaaaaaaatcatgtaagAGGTGCTGCTTTATTATCTCAAAGAAGCTCTCTGCTTCAGTCTATTAAGTGATTAAAGCAATAAACCAGCGCAACATGGAACTGTCATTGGTGTTACACATTGAGCTACTGTTGAATGTGCTGAGGTTTTGTTATATTTGCAACATAAATGTGAGAAGCCATCTCAGTTACATGAAAGGAGttttgtttgtggtgctcacagaactaaaaaaatgacatctgaAAAACTCACCAGCCACAAATCTTTCCAGTGAAAACATCCAAGTTACTCTTGATAATCACAGACTTCACTATGAACAGATTTCATTAGGACTATTGATCCTTAGATGGACCTCCCCATGAATACACAAAGGCATGTTTTCAGTATGCCAATTTGAGTATCTAAAATGATCTTTCGAGTATCTAAAATGATCTTTTGAGTATCTAAAATCATCTTTTGTGTCAAAAAGAAAACTCACAAAAATAGTCCACACAGCAAGTAAGACCATACAATGGCCTGACAGACAGCTGATGGAGCTGTTCACTCCCCAATCTAGGAGGAAAGCCACATGAAGGGTTCAGGACCCTTTACATCCTTTGTTTGATGAATTTGAAAAACTCCTTTCTGGTAGACGATACCAGGTAATCACCACAACAAGAAACATCTTGAAGAGATATTTTATTCAATCCTCTGTCATCTTACTGAAGGATAAAAGGGATTGTGTTATATATTAGAGacttctgctttttttatgatataacTGTTTAAGACATGTACTAATTAacaacattttagcattttatccCCAACCATTTGGCACACGGATTACTTATAGGTTTTTTCATTTACCTATGGCAAAGGAAGCTTTTAAGTGTATGCATATCTGTGAAGCCAAATACAAATTGACAATAAAGTTGTCCAATCTAGTGTGATCTAAACCGCCAACAGATAAATACATCTTTCTAAAGAATATTTTATAAAAGACAACCTTATATTTGGACAGAGGGTTGGGGCTACATGTTTAGTATCATTTTTTACGCGAATCAATATCATTTTAAGAGGCGATACTGAAGCTGTGTGTGACCAAGGTATTTTTCAGCTGCAATTGAAAACTTCTTGTCCAAACCAAATATTTggatgtttatttctttgcacaAAAGCTTATCGAAAAATTCCCATGTGGGTGTGAAACAGCCACATTTGGCAGCACCTCCTGGTTGAATAGGCCAAAGCTGCACCTCCTACACACCACCCAGCTACTGTGGGTAGGACCTACTCCTGTGGCTTACGTTACAGTTTTAACAAACTGTACAGTTTGTTAAAACTGTACAGTTGCTTTTGGAGTGGCCTCCATGTCAAAGTCTGGGTCAAGTAGAGAGGGAACAGAGCTCTATTGTGTTGGCGTGTTTAAGTATGTAAATGTTCTGTTAGACACAAAGCAAACTGAAGTGTTTACAGGGatggtttcctgtcagctgaAGAGGTCTGTTGACATCGTCTTGGCCTGGTTTGATGAGCATAAACTAGATGTCCCCAACATTAAATACCACTCAGCCTTGAGTTGTCATGtagctaaaaataaaagaaagccaTTGTTTAACAGAATCTCCtctaaatttacatttacatgccTACATACTTTCATGCATTAATGAAGGGGAATATTACTCTGTGGGGTCTTTTTATGGTTtgcatttgtcacattttatgttACGCATGTTGTGCACTGTGGGACTGGTTACACTGGTCTGGTCGTGACCTGGTCTCACCCTACCTTGGTCGAATCATGACTTGGTCTCAGGTTTAGGTGGTCTTGACTGCATCAGTTCTGGTGTTATTGTTAAACATGTTTACCGGCAGCTGGTCAATAATCAGCATTTTGCTAATTGAAACAAGACAAGCAAGCTTtagataataatattaagtaATGATATGGCGTTTGGACTGATGGTACAGGGAGAGGACAGTCTCCATGTAATattcaatacacacacagacagtgttaATTGTCATGGAACACTGCAACCTAGTGGGAGATCAATATAACTGCATCTGAAGACCGCATCAATGCTCAATTTAGTAATCAATGTAGTGAATGAATGTATATAAATGAAAATTTCAGAATAAATGAACCctaagaaaaacagtgaaaatatagTAGCACATTGGGAACACTATAAAAAATCTGTGTCCTGTCTACATTAagttaaaaacatgtatttcacTTATTCATGGCTTCTACTgttaaatctgattattttgtgTTCACTATTTGATAGACCAAGTCTCACATACACAGTCTATGCTCCTGAATTGTTAAACTTACAACAATCCTCCaagtttaaataatgtaaacttACCTAGAATCTGGCTGAATATTACCTTTTTACTTTCTTACGTACTAGGTGTACAGGCCGAGGTTATGAATGCTCAGCAAAGTCAATTCTATTTATCATAGGCATAGATTGACATATTGGGAAATACTGTTGGTTATTTACAATCTTGCTAAGAGATAGATGACAAGATAAACACCActggagccagcagctggttagcttagtttagcacaaagattACCCACAGGGGTagacagctagcctggctttatCCACAGATTTATTGTAagattacaaattaaaaaaaaaatcatgtaagAGGTGCTGCTTTATTATCTCAAAGAAGCTCTCTGCTTCAGTCTATTAAGTGATTAAAGCAATAAACCAGCGCAACATGGAACTGTCATTGGTGTTACACATTGAGCTACTTGCAAAAACAAGCCTGCCTCTAGAACGGATATATCCATTATAGAAAGGATACAAGTGTTTCCTGTGCAAAGGGTGCCAGCACTGTAATTCTGCACACCAACTGTGCTCTCCTGCCCTTTAAGATGGAAGCCTTTAACAATGCGTGTGCCTCAACAAGAGAGAGCTGCAATATTAAAATACACTGTTGCTTTAAAAATTGTGTTAAAGGCACATTTACTCCTAGCGTTACTTAGCCATGCATACAGTTTTTGTTGAATGTGCTGAGGTTTTGTTATATTTGCAACATAAATGTGAGAAGCCATCTCAGTTACATGAAAGGAGttttgtttgtggtgctcacagaactaaaaaaatgacatctgaAAAACTCACCAGCCACAAATCTTTCCAGTGAAAACATCCAAGTTACTCTTGATAATCACAGACTTCACTATGAACAGATTTCATTAGGACTATTGATCCTTAGATGGACCTCCCCATGAATACACAAAGGCATGTTTTCAGTATGCCAATTTGAGTATCTAAAATGATCTTTTGAGTATCTAAAATGATCTTTTGTGTCAAAAAGAAAACTCACAAAAATAGTCCACACAGCAAGTAAGACCATACAATGGCCTGACAGACAGCTGATGGAGCTGTTCACTCCCCAATCTAGGAGGAAAGCCACATGAAGGGTTCAGGACCCTTTACATCCTTTGTTTGATGAATTTGAAAAACTCCTTTCTGGTAGACGATACCAGGTAATCACCACAACAAGAAACATCTTGAAGAGATATTTTATTCAATCCTCTGTCATCTTACTGAAGGATAAAAGGGATTGTGTTATATATTAGAGacttctgctttttttatgatataacTGTTTAAGACATGTACTAATTAacaacattttagcattttatccCCAACCATTTGGCACACGGATTACTTATAGGTTTTTTCATTTACCTATGGCAAAGGAAGCTTTTAAGTGTATGCATATCTGTGAAGCCAAATACAAATTGACAATAAAGTTGTCCAATCTAGTGTGATCTAAACCGCCAACAGATAAATACATCTTTCTAAAGAATATTTTATAAAAGACAACCTTATATTTGGACAGAGGGTTGGGGCTACATGTTTAGTGTCTTCAAAACATAGCAGCAGCGGGATTGTATCATTTTTTACGTGAATCAATATCATTTTAAGAGGCGATACTGAAGCTGTGTGTGACCAAGGTATTTTTCAGCTGCAATTGAAAACTTCTTGTCCAAACCAAATATTTggatgtttatttctttgcacaAAAGCTTATCGAAAAATTCCCATGTGGGTGTGAAACAGCCACATTTGGCAGCACCTCCTGGTTGAATAGGCCAAAGCTGCACCTCCTACACACCACCCAGCTACTGTGGGTAGGACCTACTCCTGTGGCTTACGTTACAGTTTTAACAAAC is a window of Anoplopoma fimbria isolate UVic2021 breed Golden Eagle Sablefish chromosome 3, Afim_UVic_2022, whole genome shotgun sequence DNA encoding:
- the plvapa gene encoding plasmalemma vesicle associated protein a isoform X2, whose product is MYSSGYSQVSKSSPRAQKKVQYHSKGKSCGYYMRIVFFFSSLIQSLIIVSLVLFLVYGKTQDSASVSRIKDLEESFSRLSIENVALRQQRKNLTNLLNSTLTQKAINDWDLAKSRYFANISSILIQDLDKKLHQCYSRLYICENTRNNPCPPKPGVGCNCGLTAEKQTARLELVESNFTQTTQRMRMEMDQAAKERDSINLEVIRLRREKSTHEKEVEFFRQKCKDDFSQSLSGIANVSKAFLEKIDSLFPSHIAFQLTCPKQRDHLEQIRTNCTSLSMEVEDKLQRYLNSVGGQVSAIQAENSQVKAENWRLYEDYRWCSTNRTGLILQHRQNLDKRQRKHDEEEERLLLDKLRLNGDIEVLNSNVKYKSKVIDYLTEQLKHLNMSCMPKTGPGSTGPLSGFGSVGSNPSFGSFGPFKPASTGTDLSTGLGSSFGSAYNKPASTGTGSSSSSTGLGSSFGSAFNKPASTGTGSSSSSTGLGSSFGSAFNKPASTGTGSSSSSTGLGSSFGSAFNKPASTGTGSSSSSTGLGSSFGSAFNKPASTGTGSSSSSTGLGSSFGSAFNKPASTGTGSSSSSTGLGSSFGSAFNKPASTGTGSSSSSTGLGSSFGSAYNKPASTGTGSSSSSTGLGSSTGSGLNKPALSGKSSSGYGSSSASAGSTGSTGSANKSGSSNSGYSLLGFGSSNSGSSRSGGGTGRGPSTGNSGGTGSSLDAGRTSGLGGGSFNVAQHLRDLQRLINPSGPEEKQDLSRMLG
- the plvapa gene encoding plasmalemma vesicle associated protein a isoform X1 translates to MYSSGYSQVSKSSPRAQKKVQYHSKGKSCGYYMRIVFFFSSLIQSLIIVSLVLFLVYGKTQDSASVSRIKDLEESFSRLSIENVALRQQRKNLTNLLNSTLTQKAINDWDLAKSRYFANISSILIQDLDKKLHQCYSRLYICENTRNNPCPPKPGVGCNCGLTAEKQTARLELVESNFTQTTQRMRMEMDQAAKERDSINLEVIRLRREKSTHEKEVEFFRQKCKDDFSQSLSGIANVSKAFLEKIDSLFPSHIAFQLTCPKQRDHLEQIRTNCTSLSMEVEDKLQRYLNSVGGQVSAIQAENSQVKAENWRLYEDYRWCSTNRTGLILQHRQNLDKRQRKHDEEEERLLLDKLRLNGDIEVLNSNVKYKSKVIDYLTEQLKHLNMSCMPKTGPGSTGPLSGFGSVGSNPSFGSFGPFKPASTGTDLSTGLGSSFGSAYNKPASTGTGSSSSSTGLGSSFGSAFNKPASTGTGSSSSSTGLGSSFGSAFNKPASTGTGSSSSSTGLGSSFGSAFNKPASTGTGSSSSSTGLGSSFGSAFNKPASTGTGSSSSSTGLGSSFGSAFNKPASTGTGSSSSSTGLGSSFGSAFNKPASTGTGSSSSSTGLGSSFGSAYNKPASTGTGSSSSSTGLGSSTGSGLNKPALSGKSSSGYGSSSASAGSTGSTGSANKSGSSNSGYSLLGFGSSNSGSSRSGGGTGRGPSTGNSGGTGSSLDAGRTSGLGGGSSVNVAQHLRDLQRLINPSGPEEKQDLSRMLG